Proteins encoded within one genomic window of Patescibacteria group bacterium:
- a CDS encoding PadR family transcriptional regulator: MPDLESPDYWQKLINQGLIRFFLLKALKDEALYGYVISQKIDDLSWGACKPTEGTLYPALNQLQKEGYVTVHGTIFKGRERKVYQITPKGKSAFRIAAKTYGEIMPLINKAIVL; the protein is encoded by the coding sequence ATGCCCGATTTAGAATCGCCAGATTATTGGCAAAAGTTGATTAATCAGGGCCTAATTCGATTCTTTTTGCTCAAAGCGCTTAAAGATGAAGCTTTGTACGGATATGTGATCTCACAAAAAATTGATGATCTTAGTTGGGGCGCATGCAAACCAACTGAGGGCACTTTATATCCCGCGTTAAATCAGTTGCAAAAAGAGGGATATGTTACGGTTCACGGCACTATTTTTAAGGGTCGCGAGCGCAAAGTTTACCAAATCACTCCCAAAGGTAAATCCGCTTTTCGCATCGCGGCTAAAACGTACGGCGAAATAATGCCACTTATAAATAAAGCGATTGTTTTATAA
- the mutM gene encoding bifunctional DNA-formamidopyrimidine glycosylase/DNA-(apurinic or apyrimidinic site) lyase: MPELPEVETLKNGLKTVLIGQKLASVQINKPKMWRGLSSDQLVNQTIQSIDRLAKMLVINWSNNLTLIVHLKMTGQLIFVDKAGEEIAGGHPDDQFVAKQPSKYTHIIFDFLSGDHLYFNDMRQFGYAHLIASDQLEQEHQQIANIGVDPFVADFTPEYLFKHFQDKPKTSVKQVIMDQSVVAGIGNIYADESLFEAKIAPTRPAKSITEVESTKLHQAIINILKLGINLGGTSYKDYVHHDGKKGTMQDHLKVYRRGGLPCVECGGKISRITIGGRGTHFCPHCQK, encoded by the coding sequence ATGCCAGAGCTACCAGAAGTTGAAACTTTAAAAAATGGGCTTAAAACCGTTCTCATTGGGCAGAAATTGGCATCGGTGCAAATTAACAAACCCAAAATGTGGCGTGGTTTATCCTCGGATCAACTTGTAAATCAAACCATCCAGTCTATCGACCGGCTGGCTAAAATGCTGGTGATAAACTGGTCAAATAATTTAACCTTAATTGTGCACCTAAAAATGACCGGTCAGCTGATTTTTGTAGATAAAGCAGGTGAAGAAATTGCCGGCGGTCATCCTGATGATCAATTTGTAGCCAAGCAGCCGAGTAAATACACCCACATTATTTTTGATTTTTTGAGTGGTGATCATCTGTATTTTAATGATATGCGTCAGTTTGGTTATGCGCATTTAATTGCGTCTGATCAATTGGAGCAGGAACATCAGCAAATTGCTAACATTGGGGTTGACCCGTTTGTGGCAGATTTTACGCCGGAATATTTATTTAAACATTTTCAGGATAAGCCAAAAACCTCGGTCAAACAGGTGATAATGGACCAGTCGGTTGTCGCCGGCATTGGCAACATCTATGCCGATGAAAGTTTGTTTGAAGCCAAAATTGCTCCAACACGACCAGCCAAGAGTATTACCGAAGTTGAGTCAACGAAACTACACCAAGCGATTATCAATATACTCAAGCTTGGCATCAACTTGGGTGGCACATCGTACAAAGATTATGTGCATCACGACGGTAAAAAAGGGACCATGCAAGATCATCTAAAAGTTTATCGCCGGGGTGGTTTGCCTTGCGTGGAATGTGGTGGAAAAATATCGCGTATTACCATTGGCGGCCGTGGTACTCACTTTTGCCCACACTGCCAAAAATAA
- a CDS encoding DUF1385 domain-containing protein, which produces MNKKTLPRHIIGGVAFTSGLVLYAPDVAVMALREPSGQIAVKSVALDPVHYQNKLIKLFFVRGLWLLWNSISLNGRLRRMVDQTASAMIEPGDKSTGAKHKPSASLFPTVGLVAAVLIYGAVLFAIDLWNAVSAGQNDAVQTNGVALGLSLLAVAYILWKGDLWSYLGYHGAEHQAITAYENGKIDIKNIGLAWPYQNRCGAGVVSYVAIFLVALGLFAPELTFWQTVALALVLFSLSYELVHFLDKYSAHLWARLLLIPGVLLQLLVAKHPHADQSEVAYAAISELVKESAVLKSQNPKFDEMTLD; this is translated from the coding sequence ATGAATAAAAAAACTTTACCGCGACACATCATTGGTGGGGTGGCGTTTACCTCTGGGCTGGTGCTTTACGCGCCAGACGTTGCGGTAATGGCGCTGCGTGAGCCATCGGGTCAAATTGCGGTTAAGTCTGTTGCGCTTGATCCGGTTCACTATCAAAACAAACTAATAAAACTGTTTTTTGTGCGCGGGTTGTGGCTATTGTGGAACAGTATTAGTCTAAATGGCCGATTAAGGCGGATGGTAGATCAAACCGCCAGCGCCATGATTGAGCCGGGCGACAAATCGACCGGGGCCAAACACAAGCCATCCGCTTCACTATTCCCGACTGTTGGTTTGGTGGCAGCGGTGTTGATTTACGGCGCGGTTTTATTTGCAATCGATTTGTGGAATGCGGTGTCTGCGGGCCAAAATGATGCCGTTCAGACCAACGGGGTGGCGCTGGGCTTGAGTTTACTGGCGGTGGCGTACATTTTATGGAAAGGTGATCTGTGGTCGTACTTGGGCTATCACGGTGCCGAACATCAAGCCATTACCGCCTACGAAAACGGCAAAATCGACATAAAGAACATTGGGCTTGCCTGGCCATATCAAAACCGCTGTGGTGCCGGGGTGGTGTCTTACGTGGCGATATTTTTGGTAGCGCTTGGGTTATTCGCGCCGGAATTAACTTTTTGGCAAACGGTGGCGCTGGCTCTGGTCTTGTTTAGCTTGTCCTACGAGTTAGTGCACTTTTTAGATAAGTACAGCGCACATCTTTGGGCGCGGTTGTTACTGATTCCGGGAGTGCTGTTGCAGCTGTTGGTGGCAAAACATCCGCATGCCGACCAAAGCGAGGTAGCTTACGCCGCAATATCCGAACTGGTTAAAGAAAGTGCTGTGCTAAAATCGCAAAATCCTAAATTTGATGAAATGACACTAGACTAA
- the recO gene encoding DNA repair protein RecO produces the protein MRNVTTLGIVLKRTNLDETDKILTIYSQELGKVSAIAKGIKKITSRKAGHLEPGNVVQFELAKGKTFYIITNAKITHSFAYADLDKMKKLFLWCEILDKLAHDSEKNTDLFDLAVRGLSHIAAENDLIKAELELYSTTGYQLEIRQCILGQEVLKQDQNYFSITGGGVVCADHMAKYPDCVPISVEAIKFLRLIQNRDYETLARVKVGVEIGEELERIAILQRHHVIERKINSEG, from the coding sequence ATGAGAAACGTTACCACGCTTGGAATAGTGTTAAAACGCACTAATTTAGACGAAACTGACAAGATCTTGACCATTTACAGTCAAGAACTGGGAAAAGTGTCGGCTATTGCCAAAGGTATTAAAAAAATCACCAGCCGTAAAGCCGGGCATTTAGAACCGGGTAACGTGGTGCAATTTGAACTAGCCAAAGGTAAAACATTTTACATTATTACAAACGCCAAAATTACCCATTCTTTTGCTTATGCTGATTTGGATAAAATGAAAAAATTATTTTTGTGGTGCGAGATTCTGGATAAATTAGCACACGATAGTGAAAAAAACACCGATTTGTTTGATCTGGCTGTTAGGGGGTTAAGTCATATTGCCGCTGAAAACGATCTAATTAAAGCCGAATTAGAGTTATATAGTACTACTGGTTACCAATTAGAAATTCGCCAATGTATTTTAGGACAAGAAGTCCTAAAACAAGATCAAAATTACTTTAGCATTACCGGTGGCGGGGTGGTTTGCGCAGATCACATGGCCAAATATCCCGATTGCGTCCCCATCTCCGTTGAGGCGATTAAATTTTTGCGGTTAATTCAAAATCGAGATTACGAAACGCTGGCTCGAGTAAAAGTTGGCGTCGAAATTGGGGAAGAACTTGAAAGAATTGCCATATTACAGCGCCACCATGTCATTGAGCGGAAAATAAATTCTGAAGGATAG
- the alr gene encoding alanine racemase: MHNDVWAEVNLENIKYNFNVLKKSLMPETGIIAVVKSNAYGHGLVETSRALSDVGADMLAVTSIKEALDLRQNNITTAIINLSYTAPEDVEQCITKKITATIYDAGQAEKCNQIASDLRKPLRVHLKIDTGMSRLGILAEEVEALVPKIMRYPYLRVDGLYSHFADETDAQMVQNQYQNMQMALFSLQKQGLVVPAVHMAKSGVVFKSNQYHFDAVRAGMALYGYEDYGKNLRPSMTLKTVLAQVKKIKAGASVGYMQTFTTSKDLLIGVLPIGYAHGIDRGLSNVGHVLVDGWKCPIIGRVCMAQTIVDLSPVLMTSRIKMGDEVVVLGKQGKQEITARQIADWLGTNTYEVVTRIPESVPRIYMN; this comes from the coding sequence ATGCATAACGACGTTTGGGCTGAGGTCAATTTAGAAAATATCAAATATAATTTTAATGTACTAAAAAAATCGTTAATGCCGGAAACCGGAATAATCGCCGTAGTTAAATCTAATGCCTATGGGCACGGTCTAGTTGAAACATCGCGTGCACTATCAGATGTTGGTGCGGATATGTTGGCAGTAACCAGTATTAAAGAAGCGCTAGATTTGCGCCAGAATAACATTACCACCGCCATCATCAACCTCTCATACACCGCCCCCGAAGACGTAGAGCAATGTATCACCAAAAAAATCACCGCCACCATTTATGATGCCGGGCAAGCGGAAAAGTGTAATCAAATTGCGTCCGATTTAAGAAAGCCGCTTCGGGTGCACCTGAAAATAGACACGGGGATGTCGCGATTGGGGATTTTGGCAGAAGAGGTTGAGGCTTTAGTGCCCAAAATTATGCGTTATCCGTATTTGCGAGTAGATGGGTTGTATTCGCATTTTGCCGACGAAACCGATGCGCAGATGGTACAAAATCAATACCAGAATATGCAGATGGCATTGTTTTCGTTGCAAAAACAAGGGTTGGTAGTGCCGGCGGTACACATGGCCAAGTCTGGTGTTGTGTTTAAATCGAATCAGTATCACTTTGACGCGGTGCGTGCGGGGATGGCGCTTTACGGATATGAAGACTATGGCAAAAATTTGCGCCCCAGCATGACTCTTAAAACAGTGCTCGCGCAGGTAAAGAAAATCAAAGCTGGTGCCAGTGTTGGGTATATGCAGACGTTTACCACGTCCAAAGACCTCTTAATTGGCGTTTTGCCAATTGGTTACGCGCATGGGATTGACCGCGGGTTATCAAATGTTGGCCATGTTTTGGTGGATGGTTGGAAATGTCCGATCATTGGGCGGGTATGTATGGCGCAAACGATTGTAGATTTGTCGCCGGTGCTAATGACATCTAGAATAAAAATGGGTGATGAAGTGGTGGTGCTGGGTAAACAGGGCAAGCAAGAAATCACCGCGCGCCAGATTGCGGATTGGCTTGGTACTAACACCTACGAGGTAGTCACCCGCATTCCCGAATCCGTCCCCAGGATTTATATGAATTGA
- a CDS encoding class I SAM-dependent methyltransferase: MNLSPEEIKTIKTYDDHYDAIYQQRNTDGYWKAEADELKKHLPSGKIIEFGCGGGRDVRMLLDLGYEYIGTDISKVAVEKCKAKFPNQEFISTDLYSLPFEDGSFDGFWTMVTLMHIYPRQKINLALAEIKRVLHPEAYGCLSIKNGEGETLHPDVLKQGGERPRMFTLWTEKQFADVLAKNGFEVLKSYGKTANSWSDWLVYFVKVR, encoded by the coding sequence GTGAATCTATCACCAGAAGAAATTAAGACAATCAAAACGTATGATGACCATTATGATGCCATTTATCAACAGCGTAATACTGATGGATATTGGAAAGCAGAAGCGGACGAACTAAAAAAACATCTGCCGAGTGGCAAAATCATTGAATTTGGTTGCGGTGGTGGGCGTGACGTTCGAATGTTATTAGATTTGGGATACGAATATATTGGCACCGATATCTCCAAGGTAGCGGTGGAAAAATGCAAAGCAAAATTTCCAAATCAAGAATTTATAAGCACAGATTTATACTCGCTTCCATTTGAAGATGGTAGCTTTGACGGATTCTGGACCATGGTAACATTGATGCACATCTATCCACGGCAAAAAATTAATCTGGCGTTGGCCGAAATAAAACGCGTTCTTCATCCTGAAGCATATGGTTGTTTATCAATTAAAAACGGAGAAGGTGAGACATTGCATCCGGATGTTTTGAAGCAAGGCGGTGAAAGGCCACGAATGTTTACGCTATGGACCGAAAAACAATTCGCAGACGTTTTAGCTAAAAACGGGTTTGAAGTGCTAAAATCATATGGAAAAACAGCAAATTCGTGGTCAGATTGGTTAGTTTATTTTGTCAAAGTGAGATAA
- a CDS encoding nucleoside triphosphate pyrophosphohydrolase, whose product MQTYNKLVRDRIPEIIKSKGGEFKTRILSDDEYKVELDKKLSEEIKEYQADQNMDELADLLEIIYAIAENNGVSKEELEKIRVDKAAKRGGFKDKIFLIES is encoded by the coding sequence ATGCAAACATATAACAAATTGGTGCGGGATAGAATTCCCGAGATCATCAAATCCAAAGGTGGGGAGTTTAAGACACGTATTTTGTCTGATGACGAATACAAAGTTGAACTAGACAAAAAATTATCCGAAGAAATAAAAGAATATCAAGCAGATCAAAATATGGATGAATTAGCTGATCTGCTAGAAATAATCTATGCCATTGCCGAAAATAATGGGGTAAGTAAGGAAGAGCTCGAAAAAATCCGCGTAGATAAGGCGGCCAAACGAGGTGGATTCAAAGACAAAATCTTTCTCATCGAATCGTAA
- a CDS encoding glycine--tRNA ligase: MSSTSLDQIVNLAKRRGFVFPSSEIYGGLASTWDYGPYGVLLKNNVKAAWWKAMVLMRDDIVGLDAAILMHPRTWEASGHTDSFSDPLVECRQCHNRFRLDELQDLQKSDKDKLQCPVCGTKDNFTEPKNFNLLMKTFLGTTEDAKSAVYLRGETCQGIYVNFKNVLATSRQKIPFGIAQIGKAFRNEITPGNFTFRMREFEQMEMQFFVKPDAAAVYYDEWKSRRLDWYKSLGFEMTRVRFKDHDKLAHYAKAAVDIEYDTPWGWKEVEGIHNRGDWDLSRHSEFSGKDLSYFDEESGDKFMPYIVETSGGADRISLMALIDAYNEEETDGETRVVLKLHKDLAPIKVAVMPLLKNKPELVEVATKLFHELKAAGIMAEYDESGSIGRRYRRQDEIGTPICVTIDFDTLENKTVTIRDRDTMKQERVGLDKVLKLT, encoded by the coding sequence ATGAGTTCAACGTCTTTAGACCAAATTGTTAATCTAGCCAAGCGGCGGGGATTTGTTTTCCCATCGTCCGAGATTTATGGTGGGCTAGCTAGCACCTGGGATTACGGCCCGTACGGTGTACTGCTCAAGAATAACGTCAAAGCGGCCTGGTGGAAGGCGATGGTGCTAATGCGCGATGATATTGTGGGGCTAGACGCCGCTATTTTGATGCATCCGCGCACTTGGGAAGCCAGCGGGCATACTGATAGCTTTTCTGATCCGCTAGTAGAATGTCGTCAGTGTCACAATCGATTCAGGCTAGATGAGTTGCAAGATCTACAAAAATCCGACAAAGACAAATTACAATGTCCGGTTTGTGGCACCAAAGATAACTTTACCGAGCCTAAAAACTTTAATCTGTTAATGAAAACTTTTCTGGGTACAACTGAAGATGCAAAATCGGCCGTGTACCTGCGTGGAGAAACTTGCCAGGGTATTTACGTTAACTTCAAAAACGTCCTAGCTACATCGCGCCAAAAAATCCCGTTTGGGATTGCCCAAATTGGTAAAGCGTTTAGGAACGAAATCACCCCCGGAAACTTTACTTTTAGAATGCGCGAGTTTGAACAGATGGAGATGCAGTTTTTTGTTAAACCAGATGCCGCTGCGGTCTATTACGATGAGTGGAAATCGCGTCGGTTAGACTGGTACAAATCGCTTGGGTTTGAAATGACGCGAGTCAGGTTCAAAGACCACGACAAGCTGGCGCACTACGCCAAAGCGGCAGTGGACATTGAGTACGACACGCCGTGGGGTTGGAAAGAGGTAGAGGGAATCCACAATCGTGGTGATTGGGATCTATCACGTCACTCCGAGTTTTCGGGTAAAGATCTATCTTATTTTGATGAAGAAAGCGGCGATAAATTTATGCCATACATTGTAGAAACGTCGGGTGGTGCTGACAGGATTAGTTTGATGGCTCTAATAGATGCGTATAACGAGGAAGAAACCGATGGCGAAACTCGTGTGGTATTAAAATTACATAAAGATTTGGCACCAATTAAAGTGGCGGTAATGCCGTTATTAAAGAATAAGCCGGAGCTGGTGGAAGTTGCTACCAAATTATTCCATGAACTTAAAGCGGCCGGCATTATGGCCGAATACGACGAATCGGGTTCAATTGGGCGCCGTTACCGCCGCCAAGACGAGATTGGTACACCAATTTGCGTAACCATCGATTTTGACACACTCGAAAATAAAACTGTCACCATCCGCGACCGCGATACAATGAAGCAGGAACGCGTTGGGCTAGACAAAGTACTAAAACTGACATAG
- the mraZ gene encoding division/cell wall cluster transcriptional repressor MraZ, whose protein sequence is MFIGEHNHNIDDKGRLQIPARFRGAFADGAVVTRGLDGCLFIYTLTEWQKLAEKLDELPLTGKDARQFSRLMLAGAVDVELDKQGRVILPGYLRQFAGIKSNVVVAGLMNRLEVWDEAKWKTEQSSLDQNSDEIAEKLMDFGI, encoded by the coding sequence ATGTTTATTGGCGAACACAACCACAACATAGACGACAAAGGGCGCTTACAGATACCAGCGCGTTTTCGGGGTGCGTTTGCTGACGGTGCGGTTGTGACTCGGGGCTTAGACGGTTGTTTGTTCATCTACACCTTAACCGAATGGCAAAAACTAGCCGAGAAATTAGACGAATTGCCGCTAACCGGCAAAGATGCTCGTCAATTTAGTCGGTTAATGCTGGCCGGTGCAGTAGACGTTGAGCTTGACAAGCAGGGTCGCGTTATCTTGCCTGGCTACTTACGTCAATTTGCCGGAATAAAGTCAAATGTAGTAGTAGCCGGTTTAATGAATCGTCTTGAAGTTTGGGATGAAGCCAAGTGGAAGACAGAACAATCATCTTTAGATCAGAATAGCGACGAAATCGCTGAAAAATTGATGGACTTTGGGATTTAG
- the rsmH gene encoding 16S rRNA (cytosine(1402)-N(4))-methyltransferase RsmH produces the protein MHPHIPVLLQQVTDFAKVDHGDTVVDATVGYGGHAEALLEKIGSTGKYLGIDKDEQAIAYCQSRLKRFGGIVKVENAAMGQMSQVAERLGIDQVDVVLMDLGVSSPQLDAPDSPISFKSSGSLDMRLGSGQGDQTAADIINKWDSTRLKKLFTEHGQTGTNRLVDAIIQARQKSPITSIPQLVQIVNQSVPHFPGINPATQVMQALRVEVNQEYQQIRLGLEQAVRLLKNGGRLLVISFQSGEDRIVKQFLQTESKDCICPSDYPVCRCDHRASLRVITSKPIVPDGVEVKSNPRSRSAKLRVAIRRMEDGA, from the coding sequence ATGCATCCCCATATTCCAGTTCTTTTACAACAAGTCACGGATTTTGCAAAAGTCGACCATGGGGATACAGTTGTCGACGCAACGGTTGGTTACGGTGGGCATGCCGAAGCGTTATTGGAAAAAATCGGTTCAACCGGAAAATATCTAGGCATCGATAAAGATGAACAGGCAATTGCATATTGTCAGAGCCGACTAAAAAGATTTGGGGGTATCGTCAAAGTTGAAAACGCCGCAATGGGGCAGATGTCTCAGGTCGCTGAGCGTTTGGGAATAGATCAAGTAGACGTGGTATTGATGGACCTTGGAGTGTCGTCGCCTCAATTAGACGCGCCGGACTCCCCCATTAGTTTCAAATCTTCAGGAAGCTTGGATATGCGTTTGGGCTCTGGTCAAGGCGATCAAACAGCGGCAGACATTATCAATAAATGGGATTCAACTCGCCTCAAGAAATTATTTACCGAACATGGTCAGACCGGCACTAACAGGTTGGTTGATGCAATCATTCAGGCCAGACAGAAATCACCTATCACCTCAATTCCACAGTTAGTTCAGATAGTTAATCAGTCCGTACCGCACTTTCCTGGGATTAACCCAGCTACTCAAGTAATGCAGGCGCTGCGGGTGGAAGTTAATCAAGAATATCAACAAATACGTCTTGGGTTGGAACAAGCAGTTCGCTTACTGAAAAACGGGGGCAGACTGCTGGTTATCAGCTTTCAAAGCGGCGAGGACAGGATTGTGAAGCAATTTTTGCAAACCGAGAGCAAGGATTGTATTTGTCCGAGTGATTATCCGGTTTGTCGTTGTGATCATCGTGCATCCTTGCGGGTGATTACATCTAAGCCGATTGTCCCGGATGGCGTAGAGGTAAAATCCAATCCGCGCAGCCGCAGTGCCAAGCTTAGAGTCGCGATTCGGAGGATGGAAGATGGAGCATAG
- a CDS encoding penicillin-binding protein 2 translates to MKPISFINRESNHFAPDRRIAVMLTILMAFSAVVLIQLFRRSVLQSGLAEAKAEAQQTVQVKLNPFRGSILVKDKDSTATTPIALNEPQSTVNVVPNQVKDAKMVAQKLSPLIGMDEAALFDLINNKKTYIPPVAKKLSLEVGQQIIAMHLNGVTVSIDGYRTYPEGQLASQLLGFVNAEGNGQYGVEGYYNNQLQGFIGSIFGKKDGWGNTYIDQESVTNNKGASIVLTIDRDVQATVEQLLQKYVDEFKAKSGSVVIVEPQSGKIIAMASMPTYDPNNYNLVKSDQQNVFQNLNVSRTFEPGSVMKTISIAGALDSGKVPIDYTGNYGSSVNVDGFEIHTADNKSYGHETVADILVNSDNVAMVDISSKMGRELLNDYMNRFGFGSKTGIDLDSEVAGSFPALKNWRSTNLATISFGQGISVTPLQMAMAYSAIANNGKLMKPYVVGEIDYSDGRVDKTKAQTVRQVVGSSVVQQVTDMMVQVVDRGHGKRAGVTGYKVAGKTGTAQIANPDGPGYVEGKNNGSFAGFAPATDPKFAMLVTIEEPQGVQFAESSAAPLWGDIAKYLLKDYYRVAPNGG, encoded by the coding sequence ATGAAACCGATATCATTTATTAATCGCGAATCTAATCATTTTGCGCCGGATCGTCGTATCGCGGTGATGTTAACGATATTAATGGCGTTCTCGGCGGTGGTGTTAATCCAACTTTTCCGCCGCTCGGTTTTGCAATCAGGTCTTGCCGAAGCTAAGGCAGAAGCGCAACAGACGGTGCAGGTCAAATTAAACCCGTTTCGCGGGTCAATTTTGGTTAAAGACAAAGACAGCACAGCAACTACGCCAATCGCTCTAAACGAGCCACAATCAACCGTAAACGTGGTGCCTAATCAGGTTAAAGACGCTAAAATGGTGGCGCAAAAGTTATCACCTTTAATCGGGATGGATGAAGCAGCCCTTTTTGATCTAATCAATAACAAAAAAACCTATATTCCGCCGGTGGCCAAAAAGTTATCGCTTGAAGTTGGCCAGCAAATTATCGCGATGCACTTAAATGGGGTGACGGTTTCAATTGATGGTTATCGCACCTATCCCGAAGGCCAGCTAGCCAGCCAGTTACTCGGATTTGTGAATGCGGAAGGCAACGGCCAGTATGGAGTCGAAGGATACTATAACAACCAGTTGCAAGGGTTTATTGGTAGCATTTTCGGCAAAAAGGATGGTTGGGGGAATACCTATATCGACCAAGAGTCGGTTACGAATAACAAAGGGGCGAGTATTGTCTTGACCATTGATCGCGATGTTCAGGCAACGGTGGAGCAGCTGCTTCAAAAATACGTGGACGAATTCAAAGCCAAAAGCGGTTCGGTGGTGATTGTAGAGCCTCAAAGTGGCAAGATTATCGCTATGGCCAGTATGCCAACTTATGATCCGAATAATTATAACCTAGTTAAATCTGATCAACAAAACGTATTCCAGAATTTGAACGTGTCAAGAACTTTTGAGCCAGGTAGTGTAATGAAAACTATCTCAATTGCTGGCGCACTAGATTCGGGCAAGGTGCCGATAGATTATACTGGTAATTATGGGTCATCTGTAAATGTGGATGGATTTGAGATTCACACAGCTGATAATAAGTCGTACGGACACGAAACTGTGGCTGATATCTTGGTTAATTCAGACAACGTGGCCATGGTAGACATTTCGTCAAAAATGGGGCGAGAACTATTAAATGACTATATGAATCGTTTCGGTTTTGGGTCAAAAACCGGCATCGATTTAGACTCCGAAGTCGCTGGTTCGTTTCCCGCGCTAAAAAATTGGCGGTCGACAAACCTGGCTACAATTTCATTCGGACAAGGTATTTCAGTAACCCCTCTACAAATGGCAATGGCATATTCTGCAATTGCTAATAATGGTAAGTTGATGAAGCCGTACGTTGTTGGTGAGATTGATTATTCCGATGGCCGAGTAGATAAAACTAAAGCACAAACTGTGCGTCAAGTGGTAGGTTCTAGTGTGGTTCAACAGGTTACTGATATGATGGTACAGGTAGTTGATCGAGGCCACGGAAAGCGAGCAGGGGTAACGGGATACAAAGTCGCCGGTAAAACTGGAACAGCCCAAATTGCTAATCCAGATGGCCCCGGATATGTTGAAGGTAAGAATAACGGCTCGTTTGCCGGTTTTGCCCCCGCCACCGACCCAAAATTTGCGATGTTAGTAACAATAGAAGAGCCACAAGGGGTACAGTTTGCCGAAAGTTCCGCAGCGCCGCTTTGGGGCGATATTGCGAAATACCTGTTAAAAGATTATTATCGGGTTGCGCCAAACGGAGGATAG
- the mraY gene encoding phospho-N-acetylmuramoyl-pentapeptide-transferase, with translation MELLTNNILALQKISWLTFGAFALAMLFTPILTDILYRYKLGKKIRQGSTPIFSMLHKGKENVPTMGGILIWLPVIIITLLFNNVRGQTWLPLFTLVCAALLGLTDDIYNVFRIGPNGGGIRTRHKLIWLLAIAFVGAWWFYTKLGWGTQFGIHIPGLSDVSIGWWYIPLFVFVIVGFANAVNITDGLDGLAGGLVMCAFGAYTIIAYVNGSYGLAAFCASIVGATLAFLWFNIYPARFIMGDTGSLALGATLGVVAMLTNTVFILPIIGSVFVIETLSVILQLSYRKITHGKKIFKVAPIHHHFEAIGWPEPKVTMRFWVVGMISAVIGILLALLGKG, from the coding sequence ATGGAATTACTAACTAACAACATTCTCGCTTTGCAGAAAATTTCTTGGCTGACTTTTGGTGCATTTGCTCTGGCAATGCTATTCACCCCCATTCTGACTGATATTTTATATCGCTATAAGCTAGGCAAGAAAATTCGACAGGGTTCCACTCCAATTTTTTCCATGCTTCACAAGGGCAAAGAAAACGTGCCTACTATGGGCGGAATCTTAATTTGGTTGCCGGTTATTATTATTACCTTACTATTTAATAATGTGCGCGGGCAAACTTGGTTGCCGTTATTTACATTAGTCTGCGCCGCCCTGCTTGGTTTAACCGACGACATCTATAACGTCTTTCGCATTGGGCCAAACGGTGGTGGTATTCGCACCCGTCACAAATTAATCTGGCTGCTGGCCATCGCTTTTGTTGGCGCATGGTGGTTTTACACTAAACTAGGATGGGGAACTCAATTCGGAATTCACATTCCGGGATTATCCGACGTGTCTATTGGTTGGTGGTACATCCCGTTGTTTGTCTTTGTAATCGTTGGATTCGCCAATGCCGTCAACATTACCGATGGGCTTGATGGTTTAGCGGGTGGGTTAGTGATGTGCGCGTTTGGAGCTTACACCATTATTGCATATGTTAATGGTAGCTATGGGCTAGCCGCTTTTTGTGCCAGTATTGTGGGTGCCACGTTGGCATTTCTGTGGTTCAACATCTACCCGGCGCGGTTTATTATGGGAGATACGGGCTCGCTAGCCCTTGGAGCCACGCTTGGCGTGGTCGCAATGTTAACCAATACAGTTTTTATTTTACCTATCATTGGCTCGGTTTTTGTGATCGAAACGTTATCGGTTATTCTTCAGCTAAGCTATCGTAAAATCACGCATGGCAAAAAAATATTTAAAGTTGCACCAATTCATCATCATTTTGAAGCCATTGGCTGGCCCGAACCCAAAGTAACAATGCGCTTTTGGGTTGTCGGTATGATCTCAGCTGTTATCGGTATCTTGCTTGCTCTTCTTGGCAAAGGATAG